In Helicoverpa armigera isolate CAAS_96S chromosome 20, ASM3070526v1, whole genome shotgun sequence, one DNA window encodes the following:
- the LOC110379534 gene encoding uncharacterized protein LOC110379534 produces the protein MSEPLRPKMSLSEEMFTSFALQNKSVKTSNIDSDPGTSYEVFRNNTTAVEVIVKEVPKARKKSAQSEYQDGSTIKRLQDDVDRLRNELNIANKALTRSRNGFLAMVREMKKQLDAANQREMDTQTKNLALLLDNEKLKSLLASKTNLVNKFKKELSSMKRVMRYVIKSICYAPHVSTNVTCSSDPEYDDFENDLKKNEKVKFASNMFDEMGTFDSSISKDTTKYSFDKRLL, from the coding sequence ATGTCTGAACCTTTGAGACCTAAGATGTCGCTCTCCGAGGAAATGTTCACGAGTTTCGCTTTACAAAACAAGAGCGTGAAGACTTCCAACATCGACTCAGACCCGGGCACATCGTACGAAGTGTTCAGAAACAATACAACTGCAGTAGAAGTTATCGTCAAAGAAGTGCCTAAAGCCAGGAAAAAATCAGCGCAGTCAGAGTACCAAGACGGCTCCACAATCAAAAGACTCCAAGATGACGTGGACAGACTACGGAACGAGTTGAACATAGCAAACAAAGCCCTGACGAGATCTCGGAACGGTTTCTTGGCGATGGTGCGTGAAATGAAAAAGCAATTAGACGCGGCAAACCAACGGGAGATGGACACACAGACTAAGAACTTGGCTTTGCTACTGGACAACGAGAAATTGAAGAGTTTACTAGCTTCGAAGACTAATTtggtaaataaattcaaaaaggaATTGAGCAGCATGAAGCGGGTCATGAGGTACGTGATAAAGAGCATATGCTATGCGCCCCACGTGTCGACGAATGTGACGTGTAGCTCTGACCCTGAATATGATGATTTCGAAAACGATCTAAAGAAAAATGAGAAAGTAAAGTTCGCCTCTAACATGTTCGACGAAATGGGCACTTTCGATAGCTCCATCTCGAAGGACACCACCAAATATTCATTTGATAAGCGtctattgtaa